In a single window of the Abditibacteriota bacterium genome:
- a CDS encoding DUF4160 domain-containing protein — protein sequence MNSSREKEWLTIKFSKDIPHEIISFLESVFLITEIRARMGQANGIIFEIRTREKNHNIPHVHAKYGEFSVTINIETAEVIAGNLPYRQQGTAIDWVKTNKANLLGKWKDIAVTACSHTTKSMLQ from the coding sequence ATGAATAGCAGCCGTGAAAAAGAATGGCTGACTATCAAATTCTCAAAGGATATTCCACACGAGATAATCTCCTTTCTGGAATCGGTATTCCTAATCACAGAGATCCGTGCGAGGATGGGTCAAGCTAACGGAATAATATTCGAGATACGTACCCGGGAGAAGAATCATAACATACCGCATGTTCACGCAAAATATGGTGAATTTTCCGTGACCATAAATATAGAGACCGCTGAAGTAATTGCCGGCAATTTACCATACCGACAGCAGGGAACCGCAATTGACTGGGTAAAGACCAATAAGGCTAACCTGCTTGGAAAGTGGAAAGATATAGCGGTAACAGCATGTTCGCATACCACAAAGTCTATGCTTCAATAA
- a CDS encoding restriction endonuclease subunit S, translating to MSTLKELLDRLCPDGVEYKKLGDVCEFSKERISANQVDAETYVGVDNLLQNKRGKTLSDYVPTNGSLTKFSKGDILLGNIRPYLKKIWLADCVGGTNGDVLVIHIKDNRLSKKFMYYCLSSDQFFFFDMQYSKGSKMPRGDKKIIMQYKVPVPPMEVQEEIVSILDSWTELEAELEAELEAELEARRKQYEFYRNRLLAFEEKKKNE from the coding sequence ATGAGTACACTGAAAGAGCTTTTGGACAGGCTTTGTCCAGATGGGGTTGAATACAAGAAGCTGGGGGATGTGTGTGAATTTAGCAAAGAACGAATTAGTGCTAATCAGGTAGATGCAGAGACATATGTCGGAGTTGATAACCTCCTGCAAAATAAAAGAGGCAAGACTCTTTCTGATTATGTTCCTACCAACGGAAGTCTGACAAAATTCTCAAAAGGCGATATATTATTAGGGAATATAAGGCCGTATTTGAAAAAGATATGGCTTGCCGACTGCGTAGGCGGAACAAACGGTGATGTCCTTGTTATACACATAAAAGACAATAGATTATCCAAGAAGTTTATGTATTACTGCTTGTCATCTGACCAATTCTTTTTCTTCGACATGCAGTACTCCAAGGGTTCAAAGATGCCTCGCGGAGACAAGAAAATTATAATGCAATACAAAGTCCCCGTGCCACCTATGGAGGTCCAGGAGGAGATCGTCAGCATTCTGGATAGTTGGACAGAGCTGGAAGCGGAGCTGGAAGCGGAGCTGGAAGCGGAGCTGGAAGCCCGCCGCAAACAATACGAATTTTACCGCAACAGGCTCCTGGCATTTGAGGAGAAGAAAAAAAATGAATAG